In SAR324 cluster bacterium, the following are encoded in one genomic region:
- a CDS encoding CDGSH iron-sulfur domain-containing protein: MSSEPIIAQDSPFAVELEQGKKYAWCSCGLSSKQPFCDGSHKPTAFSPKVFTAEESKTFYLCGCKRTGESPFCDGTHNILG, encoded by the coding sequence GTGTCATCAGAACCAATAATTGCTCAAGATTCCCCTTTTGCAGTCGAATTGGAGCAAGGGAAAAAGTATGCATGGTGTTCTTGCGGACTTTCTAGCAAGCAACCTTTCTGCGATGGATCTCACAAGCCGACTGCTTTTTCGCCAAAAGTTTTTACTGCAGAAGAATCCAAAACCTTTTACTTGTGTGGCTGCAAAAGAACTGGAGAATCCCCCTTCTGTGATGGGACACACAATATTTTGGGCTAG
- a CDS encoding YceI family protein, with translation MKKKLFLSLAMLGFVYTSGITMAQASSRYQLDVVHSTVGFAVKHMLFSTVRGKFNDVQAAAQIDEQTGSLRSVNAEISVASVDTDNAKRDGHLRSDDFFNAERYPTITFESTSIEPKDNGNYRVDGILTIRDVSKPITLEGQLLGKMPGRVAFEAAGQINRQDFNVTWNKALQAAGGLMVSDEVDLNIEVALYVPQG, from the coding sequence ATGAAGAAGAAGCTATTTTTGTCGTTGGCTATGCTTGGGTTCGTCTATACCAGTGGAATTACGATGGCCCAAGCATCCAGCCGTTATCAACTAGACGTGGTGCACTCAACTGTTGGTTTTGCAGTCAAGCATATGCTCTTCAGTACAGTGCGTGGCAAATTCAACGATGTCCAAGCTGCTGCACAAATCGATGAACAAACTGGGAGTTTGCGTTCAGTGAACGCTGAGATCTCTGTTGCCTCTGTCGACACTGATAACGCAAAGCGGGATGGGCATTTAAGAAGTGATGATTTCTTCAACGCTGAGCGTTATCCGACAATCACTTTTGAGAGCACAAGCATTGAGCCTAAGGATAACGGAAATTACCGGGTGGATGGAATCTTGACGATTCGGGATGTGAGCAAGCCGATTACCCTTGAAGGACAACTATTGGGGAAGATGCCAGGTCGGGTAGCCTTTGAGGCAGCAGGTCAGATCAATCGACAAGATTTCAATGTCACTTGGAACAAAGCACTACAGGCTGCAGGTGGATTGATGGTGTCTGATGAGGTGGATCTGAACATTGAGGTTGCGCTGTATGTTCCCCAAGGTTGA